The Candidatus Rubidus massiliensis DNA segment TATAATTTTACTAATTATTGGGATCTGTTCTGTTTTATCTTGCGCTATTTTTATCGAAAGGATTCTTTTTTTAAACAAATCTCAATTAGATACAAATCAATTTATCATACGATTGAGACATACCATAAAAAATGGAAATATTGTTGAGGCAATACAAATTTGTGAGGAATTAGGTGGCTGTATAGCCAATGTAATACAAGCCGGTCTATCAAAACATACCAAAGGAAAAGAGCAAATAGAATCTGCTATGCAACGAAGAGGGATGATTGAAATTGCCGAGCTTGAAAGAAATGCTAAAATTTTGTCTATTATAGCCTATATTACTCCACTAATTGGATTACTCGGTACGGTTATTGGCTTTATCCAAGCTTTTAGTGAAATGCGTATGAGTAATCTCGTGGATATATCTGCCACAAATCTTGGAGCTGCTATGGAATATGCATTAGTTACTACAGCTGCCGGTCTTGTGGTTGCCATACCAACAGTCATAGCCTACAATTACATTGTTCATAGAATCGAGCAGTTTATTTTGGAAATTCAAACAACATCGTCAGAAGTTGTCGATTTATTAATTGATTCTTCATTAGTTGATCAATCTTATGCATTTTAAGACTAAATTAAAACCAGCACTAAATCTTATAGATTTAACTCCCCTTGTAGATGTAATTTTCTTACTTCTTATTTTTTTTATTTTGACATCTGAAATTTTGCCATTAAAGTCTTTACACATTGAGGTTCCCAAAATTGCTCAAGACACTTTACCATTAACAACACAATTAATGGTCGTTGTAGATGCTCATCATGTTATTTATGTTGGTTCAAAAAAAACGATCGTTGAATTATCTGGTTTAAAAGATGTTCTAAAAAAAGAAGTGGCTTTTCTTCCTCAAAAAAAAGGTAATATCGTATTAAATATTGATCAAAAGGTTGATTATGGTTTCTTTTTGAAAATTTACACAATTGCTCAAGAATGTTGTCCTCAAATACGATTAGTTTATCAATCCTCTAATTCACCTTCATAAGTTATGACTTTTTTATCTATTAAACAAACCTCTCAGCCAAAAAATTGGATTTTGTTTTTAGATAAAAAGAAAAATTTTTTCTCACCACTTTTTTTAAAATCTTTGCTATTGGCTTTTGTCATACATATTACATTTATAATCTTGTTCCACGTGGCACCTATTGTGCCTCTAGCTAAAAATAGAGAACTGATTTCCACTATCATTATAGAAAAGACCTTAATAGATTCAAATTACAAAGAAAACCTTATGCCAACTCCATTTCCTGTAATAGATGACTATTTCCCTATAGTTTACACATCATTTGATGCAAATGGATCTACAAATATTTCCTCTACAAAACAAGTGGATACTCATCTAAAAATACAACTCTACGGTCCTATTGCATCGGCAAGTTTTGAAATGAATAATGTTGAAAATTTAAGCCAAAATCCAACAATGATTTTTAACAAGCTTTTTATAGAGATAATGGTATGTACAAAAACGGGAAAAATCCTAGAAAGTAATACTACTAAAAACTTAACTGATGAAGAAAACAAATGGCTGGAAATCTTTTTACAACAAATACATTTTAGCCAACTGTCTCAAGTTGAGCCAGTCTCGATGGGTATGATGGAAATTACAATAGATTAAATGATTTTATGTTTGAAATTTCGCCCGATGCTGCTATTACAATTTATTTGTTATTAACATTAGGATCCATTTTATCTTTATGGACCTATCAACATTTTAGAAAAAAAAGGGTTGTTTATAGCCCTGAAAAGAAGCTATTAACTTGTGAATATTGCAATCACCCCTATTTAGATGATTGCTTTAAGCAAATTACGCGCTGTCCACAATGTGGTAGTTACAATAAATAACTATTTCATCTCCTGCACAATTTTTTGGTAATGCTCTAGGGTGCTTTTAATAGTAAAACTTTCTTCATGAAATATACATCCTTCACTTTTTTGAATAAGCTGAAAGGTCAGTTCTTTATTTTTTTGGGTTTCCTCCAGATTCACATGGAGAGTAACAGTATAGCGCGTTGGTATATCTACCAAGGTGAGTGCTTTATTCATCTCTGCCAAAGTTTCAGCCAATATTCCTAGCTGTTCATGTTCTGATAAAGCCCAACTAACGCCTTGTTCTACAAAAAGGATGGGAGTTGAAAAAACTTTTGATAGCGCTTCCGTAACTTTTTTATTGCAAATATGTAAAAAAGAAGCGACTTCTTCGTTAGAAAAAACTTCTTTTTTGTTTTCAATAGCATCTCGCGCTAATAACTTGTAAGTAATTAATATATTTCTTGATTGTTTATTTACTTTGCTCGCTATATAGCTTTTGGCAATAGGTCCTAAGTTGCTACAAATTGTATCGCAAATTTTTGTAGAAAGCACCTGTATTTCAAAAGCTTTTAAATTTTCCACTGCTTTACAAATATGTACAGGCGTAACTTCGGTTTGATTCGGCCAGTTTGTAAGAGTTAAAATTTCATTGTAGATTGTCATAAATAGATCCTATTTTTAAAGATAAGGATCGCAAAGATTATAACAAATTTTGATTAACTTAAAGCAAGTTCAAGTTGTTGATATTTTTTTAGTTGATCGCGAAAGAAAGCCGCATCTTCAAAGCGCAACTCTTTGGCGGCCTTTTTCATTTCCCCACTTAAGTGAGCTATTTTAGCCCGAATTTGATCAGGTGATAAATAGATCTGCTTTTCTTCTGCTACTTTTTTAGATGACATATTTGACTTATAGGTCGCAGATTCTTGTTCTAACTCCTCTTCTTCAACTAATAAAGCTATTTCTCTTTTTACTGTAGTTGGCGTTATGCCATGCTGTTTATTATAAGCTTCTTGTAAAGCTCTGCGATTTTGAGTAATTTCCAGTGTATTTTTGATAGAGTCTGTGATTTTATCTGCATACATTATTACCCGCCCTTCAGAATTGCGCGCCGCTCTACCACAAGTTTGAATTAAGGAAGTTTGACTTCTTAAGAAGCCCTCTTTATCTGCATCTAAAATAACAACCAAAGAAACTTCAGGTATATCTAATCCCTCTCTTAGTAAATTAATCCCAACCAATACATCAAAATCCCCTTTTCTTAAGTCTCTTATAATTTGAACTCTTTCAATTGTATCAATATCTGAATGTAAATATTTGGCTTTTACATCTAATTCGAGTAAATAATTAGTTAATTCCTCTGAAAGACGTTTGGTTAAGGTAGTGACTAAAACTCTTCCTTTTTTTGCTGTGTGAGTGCGAATTTCGGCTAAACAATCATCTATTTGCCCAACGGCTGGTCTAACTTCAATAATTGGATCTAAAAGACCTGTTGGTCGAATCAATTGCTCAATGACTTCCCCTTCAGATTCTTTTACCTCCCATTCACCAGGCGTCGCTGAAACAAACACAACTTGGTTCATACGAGCGTAAGTTTCTTCAAAACGTAAAGGTCGATTATCATAAGCAGAAGGTAAACGAAAACCGAAAGTGACTAAAGCATCTTTGCGAGCCCGATCGCCATTACACATTGCGTGTAATTGTGGAATAGTTTGATGTGATTCATCGATAATCATTAAATAATCGGGGGGAAAATAATCTAACAAACAGGGGGGTGGATCACCCGCATTTCTATAGCTAAAATGTCTAGAATAATTTTCAATGCCTTTGCAAGTACCAACTTCCTTTATCATTTCTACATCATAATTTGTCCGCTGCTGGATCCGTTGTAATTCAATATATCTTTGTTCTTTTTCAAAATAGTCCATGCGATCGGTAAGTTCTGTTTTTATCGTCTCAATCGCTTTTGAACGCACTTCTTCAGGTGTCACGTGGTGAGAACTTGGATAAATCGTAATTTGCTCAATTTTTTTACGCGTCTTTCCAGTTAGTGGGTCAATTTCACTGATTTGTTCAATTTCATCCCCAAAAAATTCAATCCTGATAGCAATGTCTTCCTCATAGGCTGGAAAAATATCTAACACATCTCCCCTTACTCTAAAAGTGGAGCGAGCAAAATCGAAATCGTTGCGCTTATACTGCATCTCGACTAAGTGAAGGAGGATGTCATCCCGTCGTCTATTTTCGCCCACTTTGGCCGTTAAATTCATGCCACGGTAATATTCAGGTGATCCCAAACCATAAATACAAGATACAGATGATACGATAATCACATCCCTTCTCTCAAGTAAGGAGCGAGTTGCACTTAAACGCATTTTGTCAATTTTATCGTTAATGGCTAAGTCTTTTTCTATGTAAGTATCGGTTCTAGCAATATAGGCTTCTGGTTGATAATAATCATAGTAGGATACAAAGTATTCGACTGCGTTATCGGGGAAAAAAGTTTTGAACTCTTGGTATAACTGAGCGGCCAATGTTTTATTATGAGCAATAATTAAGGTGGGCAATTGCACTTTTTGAATAACATTAGCCATTGTAAAAGTTTTTCCAGAGCCAGTGATCCCAAGTAATACTTGTGACCGCCTTCCCGATTTTATTCCATTAGCTAATTTTTCAATCGCTTCTGGTTGATCACCTTTTGGAGAATACTCTGAACTTAAATTAAACATACTCAAACACTTAAATGATTATATCATAATATTATATAGAAGAAGCCGAATGTTGTCGATCCCTTGCAACGCGAGAAATTTTATTCCAAGTGCCTCCAATTCCCATGGCACTCTTAACTTCTTTTAAAGTTTGATTGGTAATTTCAATCATTTTTAAAGTCCCTTCATAAATGATTTGTTCTACTAATCCTTTTTCTTTTTCTAATTCCTTTCTGCGATCCTGTATGGGTTTTAAATACTGATGCAAAGCTTCTGTTAAACAACGCTTTACTTCAACATCGCCAACTTTGCCTTCTACATACCGATTTTTTAAGTCGATGACTTCATCCTTATTAGCATTAAAAACATCGTGGTAAATAAATACTGGATTACCTTCTACGGTTCCTGGATCATCCGCGTGAATGCGATTTGGATCGGTAAACATTCCATTTACTTTTTTCTTAATTATTTCAGGACTATCACTTAAGAAAATCGCGTTACCGGCCGATTTACTCATTTTACCTTTTCCATCGGTGCCGATTAAATTAGGTGTCTCACTCAATTGCGCTTCAGGCATAGGAAAAACTTCTCCATAATGACTATTAAAGCGGCGCGCAATGTCTCGCGCCAACTCGATATGCGCTTCATTATCTTTTCCAACTGGAACTACATGCGCTTTTGGCCCTAAAATGTCGGCTGTTTGTAAAACAGGGTAACCGACAAGACCAAAGGGTACGCTTTCAGGATCCATGTGAGCATTTCTTGCCATTTCTTTTAAACTTGGCAAACCCGTTAAGCGGTTTAGAGATACTAACATTTCAAAAAAAAGATTAAGTTCGTAGACAGCTGGAAGCGCCGACTGAAGGTAGATTAATGACTTTTTGGGGTCTACGCCGCAAGCTAAATAATCTAATACCATTTGGCGACTATTTTCACGAACTTGCATAATGTCTTCTTTGGTCGGTTTTGTTGTTAACATATGTAAATCAGCAATAATAAAATAACAGTCGTATTGATCTTGTAACAAAACGCGATTTTTTAACGATCCGACATAATGGCCTAAATGGAGTAGTCCTGTAGGACGGTCACCAGTTAATATCCTTTTTTTTGTAACAGATTCCATTTTTTAATCCTTGAAATTTGAAAGATAAAATTGAGTAGCAAAAACTCCTAAAGAACACATAATTATTAAGCTTAAAACTATTTTTCCACCAGGAACAATAGGATTTTCTTCTTTTTTCAAAAAGTAACGTCCTGACCACACCATCAAAGCTGGTAAAATCCCAAATAAAACAACAGCTCCATATCCTCCAGCATAACCTAGTGCTTTTAAAAAAAGATGGGGACTTATGATAGAAAAAATCCAGGGAGGAAAAAGTACAAGGCTACACAAAAAAACCTTTCCTTTGGCATTTTTCGGTATTTTTAATCCATCTGCTAAAAAGTCTACAAAACTTAAGGCAACTCCTAAAAAAGAGGTGACGATTGAAAAGAAAGCAAAATATTGTGCAATTTGTAGAACAGAAGATTGACCCGAGACTCGTTTTAGCAAACTAGTCGTCATATCTCCTTCTTGAATGGCAATTTGGATATCTTTGCCTATAGGGATAAGACCTAACATCAACGTTTCCCATAGCAGATATAAAATTAAGGGAATAATACTACCCAGAACTAATGTAATGATCAGTCTTTTTCTGTCTTTATTTAAATAAGTCGTAAGACTTGGAATTAAATTGTGATAACCAAAACATACAATCATTGCAGGTAAGGCGATTAAAGAAGCGCTCCAATCAACGTGATATAATCGTTCAACTTCAATATGGGGGAAACCTATAAATAATAATAACGCATAACTTACGATTAAGCCAAACATTAACAATCGATTCAAACGATCAACAGCTAGTGTTCCTAAGTAAAGAACGATGGCAAAAACCGCCATTAAAAAAAAGCTACCTATCCAATGGGGAACGTTGGCAAAATCTTGCATACAATCGTGAAATAACTCAGCGCTACCAGCAATAAAAGCTACCATTAGAGAATAAAAGAGAAATAGAAAAACGAACCAGCTAACGGCTTTTCCAACAGTTCCAAGAGTTTCTTCTGCCATAGAAACAATACTAACTTCTTTTGTAAATCCTAAATTGACTTCAAGCAATAATAAACTGGTTACTAACATCAAAGCCCAACTGAAAAAAAACATTAATATAGTAGGTTTTAGACCAGCTGAAGCAGATAAAACGGGCAAACCTAGAATTCCAGCACCGATGCTGCACCCCGCCACTAATAAAATGGCACCTAATACACTTCCTTGGGAAATTTTTTTTTGGTTCATAAAATCTTTTGAATTGAAGGTTGAATAAAATTTAAATTAAAAATGGAGAAAAAAGATTATATACGGCCTTTTGGCCACCAAAAAAAGAAAGAAATTTGATAATTGGATAAATTATTCATGATAGGTACATCATAACATGTACCTATCTGATACGCAAGAGTTATTGCTTCAACGCAATATTGTATTTTTTAAGAAGTCCCACAAAACTGTCTTCATTTTTTTGTGTAATATCCATGGTGACGGTTTTAAGACTAGATGTAGGTGTAGCGAATGTTCTTTTTCCAAGGCCCGCTTCTATAGTTGACTCTCTTCTTTGCTCCTCTTCTCTTTGAGCAATATTGCGGTAAATAATGGAAAAAGCTCGTTGGTCACTAAATCCTTTGCAATTTTGAATATTTAAATTTTCTAGGAGAGGTGTTATAGAGGGAGAAAGAACAGAACGAAGAGTATATCTATTAATAGCTGTTCCGCTCAAATCTAGATTTTTTAAATCAGGGATTTTTTGCAACACTTTTATTAAATACCCTTGATTTACCTCATCCCCTTTTACCGTAACTTTTAAAGAAGTGGGATTACAGGCTTTCAAGAGATCAAACGCTACAAGTTCGGTCGAGCCCGGTTCAAAAGCCTTTTTATTAGTTGGTTGTAAGAAAACTTCGTTCACCAAACTTTGGGCAATCTCATTTAATTCTTCTTGAGGCAAACCACCTTTTTTTATAAGGCTTAAAACTGCCCTTGTAGCCGGAAAATTCTCGCTAAATTTAGAGTCAAAAGGGGCAAGAGCCGTTTTTGTATATTCCTTCAGTTCGGCTTTGGCAGCTTGAAAGGCTTGCCGAAGCTGAGTAACTTTTTCTTTCGTCACTTCAGCCTCACTCACTTGAGTATGGGGGCTTATTTCATCTTTCACATTGTTTTGCGGTGGAGGGGAAATGCTTTGAGTTGATGGATTAGGGTGCAGGGCATTTACATATGTATTAGGATTTTTTGGTTGAATCGGACTACTCATAAAAACCTCAAAAAAAAATTTAAGCATTCATTAACAATAATAGTAATTTAGTATTAAGAATGGATTAATTTTTGAGGTTAATGAATTTATAACCAGTTACTTAGAAGCTTTCATCTGTTTTTCAATTTTGCGCTGTTCTTGTCCCATGCGACCTATATCATATCCATTATAATCGACAAACTTAAAGAATCTTTCAAAAATCGGAAATGTTTGACAAATTTGTTTCGCCATTGACTGCGCGATGTAACGATAATTAGGATGACCAGCTGCCGAAGAGCGCAATTCACACATCCATTGAAATAAACGAAGATTTCCTTCCATGTACCAACGAATATTATAGGCCATAGGAACTACATACTGAGCTTCTTCTGGTAGATCGGTAGCGATCGTGTCATAGACTTGTTTTGCTTTTTGAAGGGCGAGGTGGTAATCGGCTTCTACAGCTGTTCCCACTATTTCATCGGGAACATTGTATCCGTAATCACAACTCAATAACTGTCTTTCCTGACTAAATAAGCGATGTCTTTGTAGATCGCGATAAACGCCAAAATCAGCGATGATTTCAAAGGAAAATCGCGCTTGTTCCAAAGCACGAGGAGATTTGTGCCGTCTATTTTCTCTTGCCGCACATCCAGCATCTAAAATACGCGCTATTTCTTCATCCGGTAGACGTTTGCAATACTCATACAATTCATATAAGCCTTTATTGCTATTGGCGTAAAGTAAGGCAGCCGCTACTTTTATAACTGCATCATTATCATAGGATAATAAACGAACACCTGGATCTATCGAACGTTCAGAAAAATTGGTGTGCTCTTTCGTTACAACGGCAAGCTCTGTTTCCATAGTTCCATAAAACTGATTAAAACGTTTATGGGTGTTGTGTTCTAAATTGGCGCGACGAACAAAAGAGGGGATAATTTTACCAAGTTCCTCTTGCATCTTTTTGCCGATTTCTTGTAATTCGGCGAGACTATTACAATGCAGTTTATGAAGAAGTTGTTCATAAAAACGACCATTTCCAAAAGCACCCATATTGGTTAAGGTACTAGCTGGTAATAATCCTCTCAGACAATCTAATACTTTAGCTCTAACCGCGGCCGTATAAGCAACTTTAGAAACCGAAGGATCATGCGGAAAGCGTTCTTCAAAATGAACTGTTAGTGGGGGAATTAATTTACTATATGTCTCGAAAAGATGATTACAAGTATTTAAATAAGCGTCTCGAAAAGCGGATGTCATTAAGATGGGTTCACGATAAAATAAATATTCCCCATTCACTTTTTGATCAAAATAAATGTAACGGGTCGATTTTTCAAGAGGTGATCCTCCAATCCTTGCGTCTTCAATCACCTTAGCGGCAAGCATAGAAATGTTTTCAATAGCAAGATGCGCTCCCCCCAATTCACCGATAGAGTCGTCCCCATATCCGTCTAAAATGCGATCATAAAAATTTTGCGCTTTTTGAATAGCCAAAATTTGGTTTTCTGGATTAGCCCCATCTCCGGCTATCAGAGCAAATTCAGATTCTTCGGTATTACCAATAAATTCTTTTAAAAGTAAGGATCGCAAGCCTAAATTGGAGCGGGAATAGCGAGAAAATAAAGCCCCTTTGATGACTTCAGGAAGATTCTTTAAAGCAAAAATTGAACTATTAGTATTTGAAACATATTTTTCTAAAATCTTTTTTTGTTCATCGGAAAAATTTTCATAACTTTCAAACATAATAGTGTCCAAATTTGGTTAATCTTACTATAGTACTTTTAAAGGTTTAAACAAACCTTTCTCTCGTTTTATAAAAAAGCATACAAAAAAGGGGAAATGGCATCAATTAGTTTATCTAATTTTGTGTGAAAATTTACTTTTATGACATTGAGTAACAAAGAATTATTACAACTTAATTATCAAGGATTTATTCCAGGGCCTAATGAGTCAGAAGATGAATTTCTGGAACGGATCTCATATAATCAAAATTTAAGGCAGACTTTATCACAAGAAAATATACCAATTGCAAATCCAATATTTGAAATAGAGCAATGTTCTGAGGTAATCAAACCATATAATTTCTCGCTCCCTTGGCTACTTGTAATGTATAGCAATTATCAATTATTTCCTTGGCATGGAGCCTGTGCGTGGATTTTCCAAATGACTAGCACCTCTCCTATCGGTGCCTTTTTGCAACTGAGAAGCACTTTTAAGCAAAACAAAACTTTATGGAAAATCTATAATAAAAATGAATTATTAGAACATGAATGTTGTCATGCAGCCCGTATGGCTTTTGATGAAAACGTTTTTGAAGAATTTTTGGCCTATCAAATTTCGCCGTCATTTTTTAGACGAATCGTTGGCCCTTTATTCAAATCATCCTATGAATTAGTGATTACCCTCCTACTTTTTACAATCGTGATTTGCACAAACATATTTGCTATTTTTTTTGAGTCTTATGAAGCACAAAATTTATATAAATATGCTTTAGCAGCTTTTTTTATTTTTATGACAGCGCTTTGCATTCGATTGTTTTTTAGACATAATCAGTTTTTAAAATGTAAAAATAATTTAAACAAATTTACACCTCTTAGCCAAGAAATAGTGTTTCGTCTAACGGATAAAGAAATAATTAGTTTTGGAAAAATGAATAAAGAACAAATAAGTCAATACTTACAAAAAGACCCCTCACTGCGATGTCGTTTGTTGTAT contains these protein-coding regions:
- the exbB_1 gene encoding Biopolymer transport protein ExbB, with amino-acid sequence MTEILANIFFSNGNWNIILLIIGICSVLSCAIFIERILFLNKSQLDTNQFIIRLRHTIKNGNIVEAIQICEELGGCIANVIQAGLSKHTKGKEQIESAMQRRGMIEIAELERNAKILSIIAYITPLIGLLGTVIGFIQAFSEMRMSNLVDISATNLGAAMEYALVTTAAGLVVAIPTVIAYNYIVHRIEQFILEIQTTSSEVVDLLIDSSLVDQSYAF
- a CDS encoding biopolymer transport protein ExbD, with product MHFKTKLKPALNLIDLTPLVDVIFLLLIFFILTSEILPLKSLHIEVPKIAQDTLPLTTQLMVVVDAHHVIYVGSKKTIVELSGLKDVLKKEVAFLPQKKGNIVLNIDQKVDYGFFLKIYTIAQECCPQIRLVYQSSNSPS
- the uvrB gene encoding Excinuclease ABC subunit B, with amino-acid sequence MFNLSSEYSPKGDQPEAIEKLANGIKSGRRSQVLLGITGSGKTFTMANVIQKVQLPTLIIAHNKTLAAQLYQEFKTFFPDNAVEYFVSYYDYYQPEAYIARTDTYIEKDLAINDKIDKMRLSATRSLLERRDVIIVSSVSCIYGLGSPEYYRGMNLTAKVGENRRRDDILLHLVEMQYKRNDFDFARSTFRVRGDVLDIFPAYEEDIAIRIEFFGDEIEQISEIDPLTGKTRKKIEQITIYPSSHHVTPEEVRSKAIETIKTELTDRMDYFEKEQRYIELQRIQQRTNYDVEMIKEVGTCKGIENYSRHFSYRNAGDPPPCLLDYFPPDYLMIIDESHQTIPQLHAMCNGDRARKDALVTFGFRLPSAYDNRPLRFEETYARMNQVVFVSATPGEWEVKESEGEVIEQLIRPTGLLDPIIEVRPAVGQIDDCLAEIRTHTAKKGRVLVTTLTKRLSEELTNYLLELDVKAKYLHSDIDTIERVQIIRDLRKGDFDVLVGINLLREGLDIPEVSLVVILDADKEGFLRSQTSLIQTCGRAARNSEGRVIMYADKITDSIKNTLEITQNRRALQEAYNKQHGITPTTVKREIALLVEEEELEQESATYKSNMSSKKVAEEKQIYLSPDQIRAKIAHLSGEMKKAAKELRFEDAAFFRDQLKKYQQLELALS
- the trpS2 gene encoding Tryptophan--tRNA ligase 2 — encoded protein: MESVTKKRILTGDRPTGLLHLGHYVGSLKNRVLLQDQYDCYFIIADLHMLTTKPTKEDIMQVRENSRQMVLDYLACGVDPKKSLIYLQSALPAVYELNLFFEMLVSLNRLTGLPSLKEMARNAHMDPESVPFGLVGYPVLQTADILGPKAHVVPVGKDNEAHIELARDIARRFNSHYGEVFPMPEAQLSETPNLIGTDGKGKMSKSAGNAIFLSDSPEIIKKKVNGMFTDPNRIHADDPGTVEGNPVFIYHDVFNANKDEVIDLKNRYVEGKVGDVEVKRCLTEALHQYLKPIQDRRKELEKEKGLVEQIIYEGTLKMIEITNQTLKEVKSAMGIGGTWNKISRVARDRQHSASSI
- the tyrP_1 gene encoding Tyrosine permease → MNQKKISQGSVLGAILLVAGCSIGAGILGLPVLSASAGLKPTILMFFFSWALMLVTSLLLLEVNLGFTKEVSIVSMAEETLGTVGKAVSWFVFLFLFYSLMVAFIAGSAELFHDCMQDFANVPHWIGSFFLMAVFAIVLYLGTLAVDRLNRLLMFGLIVSYALLLFIGFPHIEVERLYHVDWSASLIALPAMIVCFGYHNLIPSLTTYLNKDRKRLIITLVLGSIIPLILYLLWETLMLGLIPIGKDIQIAIQEGDMTTSLLKRVSGQSSVLQIAQYFAFFSIVTSFLGVALSFVDFLADGLKIPKNAKGKVFLCSLVLFPPWIFSIISPHLFLKALGYAGGYGAVVLFGILPALMVWSGRYFLKKEENPIVPGGKIVLSLIIMCSLGVFATQFYLSNFKD
- a CDS encoding FAD-dependent thymidylate synthase, yielding MFESYENFSDEQKKILEKYVSNTNSSIFALKNLPEVIKGALFSRYSRSNLGLRSLLLKEFIGNTEESEFALIAGDGANPENQILAIQKAQNFYDRILDGYGDDSIGELGGAHLAIENISMLAAKVIEDARIGGSPLEKSTRYIYFDQKVNGEYLFYREPILMTSAFRDAYLNTCNHLFETYSKLIPPLTVHFEERFPHDPSVSKVAYTAAVRAKVLDCLRGLLPASTLTNMGAFGNGRFYEQLLHKLHCNSLAELQEIGKKMQEELGKIIPSFVRRANLEHNTHKRFNQFYGTMETELAVVTKEHTNFSERSIDPGVRLLSYDNDAVIKVAAALLYANSNKGLYELYEYCKRLPDEEIARILDAGCAARENRRHKSPRALEQARFSFEIIADFGVYRDLQRHRLFSQERQLLSCDYGYNVPDEIVGTAVEADYHLALQKAKQVYDTIATDLPEEAQYVVPMAYNIRWYMEGNLRLFQWMCELRSSAAGHPNYRYIAQSMAKQICQTFPIFERFFKFVDYNGYDIGRMGQEQRKIEKQMKASK